The following proteins come from a genomic window of Phacochoerus africanus isolate WHEZ1 chromosome 9, ROS_Pafr_v1, whole genome shotgun sequence:
- the GDPGP1 gene encoding GDP-D-glucose phosphorylase 1, which produces MAGTRDSNETSYLLPPDSKDWEGHGIPDFVYRQKELVPEGIQWPRNAPSLLDTLPLSRFDSALCSAWRQRMELGLFRYHLGELQTQTLPGAVGFVAQLNVERGVQRRRPQNIRSVRQAFDPEQFNFNHIRPGEVLFRLHPAPIPGALQQEDILVVINVSPLEWGHVLLVPEPARGLPQRLLPGALRAGVEAVLLSSHPGFRVGFNSLGGLASVNHLHLHGYYLAHRLPVEGAPSEPLDPKGRLHLLQAPPAPGFLFYTSGPGPSLEALISRVCRATDYLTDHDIAHNLFVTRGSPPGKTSSSSTLTGVRVILWARKSSFGIKDGEAFNVALCELAGHLPVKTSQDFSSLTEAAALAIIQDCLLPPAQAEEVQSALVALTAQEEP; this is translated from the coding sequence ATGGCTGGTACACGTGATTCAAATGAGACTTCCTATTTGCTACCTCCAGACAGCAAGGACTGGGAAGGGCATGGCATTCCCGATTTTGTCTACAGGCAGAAGGAACTTGTACCAGAAGGGATTCAGTGGCCAAGGAATGCACCCAGCCTCCTGGACACACTGCCACTGTCTCGCTTCGACTCTGCGCTCTGCTCGGCCTGGAGGCAGCGGATGGAGCTGGGCCTGTTCCGTTACCACCTTGGGGAGCTGCAGACCCAAACCCTCCCTGGTGCTGTGGGGTTCGTTGCTCAGCTGAATGTGGAGCGAGGTGTGCAGAGAAGGCGCCCCCAAAACATCAGGAGCGTGAGGCAAGCGTTTGACCCGGAGCAGTTTAACTTCAACCATATCCGGCCAGGAGAAGTCCTCTTCCGCTTGCACCCAGCCCCGATCCCCGGTGCCCTCCAGCAAGAGGATATCCTCGTGGTGATCAACGTCAGCCCCCTGGAGTGGggccatgtgctgctggtgcctGAGCCGGCGCGAGGACTCCCCCAGCGCCTGCTGCCAGGGGCTCTGCGGGCCGGGGTCGAGGCTGTGCTGCTGAGCTCACACCCGGGCTTCCGCGTGGGCTTCAACAGCCTGGGCGGCTTGGCCTCAGTGAACCACCTCCACCTGCATGGCTATTACCTGGCCCACAGACTGCCCGTGGAGGGGGCCCCAAGCGAACCCCTGGACCCCAAGGGCCGACTACATCTGCTCCAGGCGCCCCCAGCTCCTGGCTTCCTCTTTTACACAAGCGGGCCAGGGCCCAGCTTGGAAGCCTTGATAAGCCGGGTATGTCGGGCCACTGACTACCTGACTGACCATGACATTGCCCATAACTTGTTTGTGACGCGGGGGAGCCCCCCTGGAAAGACATCATCTTCCTCAACCCTCACAGGGGTCCGAGTAATTCTGTGGGCCCGGAAGTCCAGCTTTGGGATAAAGGATGGTGAGGCATTCAACGTTGCCCTCTGTGAGCTGGCAGGGCACCTCCCTGTCAAAACATCCCAGGACTTCAGCAGCCTGACAGAGGCAGCGGCTCTGGCCATCATCCAAGACTGTCTGCTGCCCCCAGCTCAGGCAGAAGAGGTGCAGTCAGCACTGGTGGCCTTGACAGCCCAGGAGGAGCCATAA
- the CIB1 gene encoding calcium and integrin-binding protein 1, producing the protein MGGSGSRLSKELLAEYQDLTFLTKQEILLAHRRFCELLPQEHRGVEESLQVRVSLEQILSLPELKANPFKERICKVFSTSPTRDSLSFEDFLDLLSVFSDTATPDIKSHYAFRIFDFDDDGTLNREDLSQLVNCLTGEGEDTRLSASEMKQLIDNILEESDIDRDGTINLSEFQHVISRSPDFASSFKIVL; encoded by the exons ATGGGGGGCTCGGGCAGTCGCCTGTCCAAGGAGCTGCTGGCTGAGTACCAG GACTTGACGTTCCTGACCAAGCAGGAGATTCTCCT AGCCCACAGGCGGTTTTGTGAGCTGCTTCCCCAGGAGCACCGAGGTGTGGAGGAGTCCCTGCAGGTGCGAGTGTCCTTGGAGCAGATCCTCAGCCTTCCAGAGCTCAAG GCCAACCCCTTTAAGGAACGAATCTGCAAGGTCTTCTCCACATCACCAACCAGAGACAGCCTGAGCTTTGAGGACTTCTTAGACCTCCTCAGTGTGTTCAGTGACACAGCAACCCCAGACATCAAGTCCCACTATGCCTTCCGCATCTTCG ACTTTGATGATGATGGAACCCTGAACAGAGAAGACTTGAGCCAGCTCGTGAACTGCCTCACGGGAGAGGGTGAGGATACCCGGCTCAGTGCTTCTGAGATGAAGCAGCTCATCGACAAT ATCCTAGAAGAGTCTGACATCGATAGGGATGGGACCATCAATCTCTCTGAGTTCCAGCACGTCATCTCACGCTCACCAGACTTTGCCAG CTCCTTTAAAATCGTCCTGTGA